DNA sequence from the Daphnia pulex isolate KAP4 chromosome 8, ASM2113471v1 genome:
aacttttgaaatgacAAGAGGAAGAATCCCTTCTAGAATATCATGCATAACATCTGGTGGCAATCCCCCAATAACATGAAAATGGCTGAGCTCATTCAAAATGGAAGTCCCTGTTATTCCGTATAATCGTTCTAAATGTTCTTTTATTGATTCCAAAGATAGTCCATCGCAATGTTGGTCATGCTGTATTTTATCCCTGGCAATGAATTGATTATCACGAAAATAACATTGAATGTCATCGTCGACGGCTAAACAGAATCTGCACTTACGAAAGCCTTtagaaaaaccaattttaaaacaacCGATCTGATGACTCCCGAGATTGTCTGCAATAACAGCTGAAAGAGTTCCTCGAACAATGCGATCGATCCCAGAAATATGCATTAAAACACCctcttccaatttttttaaataatcgaCAAGTGGCCTAAGTAAAACATTTAATCCAAACTGTTTCACGGTGGTGTTACGAAAAAGTGCAACCAGATTGATTGctttaaatgtttcttttaagATTGTCGAGggaacaataaacaaaacaaagtttgtttttcttagaaCGGTTTCCTTTGTCAGCAGTAATGGAAGCTTCATCGATGTACAAAAGAATTTGCAAAGCATTAgggaaagtttgaaagaaggaattgttttaaaagtttgcccactttcaaaaaaagaatattcttTTGGCTTAATTGTCTTAACCTCATTAATTTCACTTAAAACATccttaaaatttaatatccTCTCCAATTGCTTTAAAATGTGGACATAAATGTACTTTTTGGGCTTAAAATGCTGATCCTTTCCAGTTTTGTGACGACCAAAATCTGCTTGAGTGATGCGTTCAGCCTCAATCATGcctatcaaaataaaatgtggttCAGTTAACATCCACCAGAATATTGTTATCATTATAAAAACAATCACTACTAACCAAAGTGTTtgacaaaatatttgttttgggTAGACTGATGTTTGAGTTTTTCAAACGGTTTGTCCTTACAATCTAAAAGACTAGACAGGGCTGAAATCGGATCCAAATTCTTTTCCAGTATTAGATGCAAGGTTTCCTGCAATTTTCTGTTTACGGCCTCATTCAGTAGGTTGGTCCCCTCATCCATAATATACTTATGTCAACTTGTGTCATCTTTTGTTCTGCCAAAAGATTTAGAACAAAATCTCCAGCAAGCAAACGTAAATCATTAGTTGGAGCTTGTAAACAAGCAACATCATCACAGATTGTTTCAAGACCTGTTAACACATTAAGAATCAATAAGAGCCTAAAATTAGTTTTAAGATTtagaaaattacaataaatttgtaattactTATGTCTGGTGAGTCAACGTCATCTGAGTTGGCAACACATCCCATGCCACCTTGCTCACTGGGTGTGCCATTTGAATTTGCTTCTGTCACATTTccagaaacggaaaaaaacaacggaTGAAATTTGCTTAAATGCTGTTTGAGACCACTTAATGTTTTGAAGTTCGCTTTGTGAAAACAATCAGTTGTGTTCAGACAAGGGCTAGTAAAGTTTTCGTCTTTCAAGTGAATAATACTTAAATGTCTCAGCGTGTTATGGCTATCCTGAGTCACAAAGTTACATTGCATTATTTGGCAGGTGTAACAATCTAACTTCATTTgcacctcctttttttatatacgaatgctttttttgaaaattctttttatcaaagtCTCAAAGATACCAAGGAAAATGACAGAATGAGCATAGTTGCCGAATTGTCGCGAGTTGAAATTGCGTAGTCGCAATTTCAAAACGATTTAATTTATCAATCATTATTCATTATGAAATGATTTATTGcaatatttcttatttgataaatttttttaattatttatgaaTATTTATCCAGCAATCATTTATCATTTTGAATCATTGTCTGAATGACGGACTGACAGACGATAGACGGATAGAAACGCTAACGTTCAGCCAGTGACCGACATAGACGAGCAAGATGGCGCCTAACACACCTGTCGATAAATCTTCAAAAGTGATTTTCGTTACCGTAATTGATGGTGAGGTTAATACTCAATACGATATTGTTTTGCAGAAAAGAATTCCTGACAAAGATGAAACAAACGATCTTGAGAAAATTGCTGAcgtcttaaaaagaaaaaagtaaggCCCTAAAACACGTGTTTCTCTCGTGcgaaaacttttattttcagaaaGAAAGCGAACTACGACCCAATAATTGGGTTGTAATTGGTGACGATTCGCCTGTAAAGGACAGAAGTGAAGTGAGGTGCGTCTTAATGAAACCGAAATTCGATTTCA
Encoded proteins:
- the LOC124199548 gene encoding uncharacterized protein LOC124199548 is translated as MKLDCYTCQIMQCNFVTQDSHNTLRHLSIIHLKDENFTSPCLNTTDCFHKANFKTLSGLKQHLSKFHPLFFSVSGNVTEANSNGTPSEQGGMGCVANSDDVDSPDISLETICDDVACLQAPTNDLRLLAGDFVLNLLAEQKMTQVDISILWMRGPTY